A genomic window from Salvelinus alpinus chromosome 10, SLU_Salpinus.1, whole genome shotgun sequence includes:
- the LOC139531531 gene encoding arylamine N-acetyltransferase, pineal gland isozyme NAT-10-like yields MDVEKYFLRIGYEGPALPTPTLDALQRVHRCHLRTVPFENLTIHSGGRVRLDLPHLYDKIVNHRRGGFCFENNGLFSWLLSEMGFEVTILAGQVRNAITGWYGPPFDHFISMVTLEGHRWLCDVAFGGSGFEFPMSLETEEAQKQGHRVYRIRQAGEMHFLEWQDEERETGLWTELYKFTLDTRHRGDFIEMCDYHQSSPSSIFFCKSLCSILKPTGRLTYMGHKLITTQFPSDEAGTVTKTTRELTDEEIPDILKEEFGIMLESQLVPKDETITPPLNIF; encoded by the coding sequence ATGGATGTTGAGAAGTATTTTCTACGCATTGGGTATGAGGGACCAGCTTTGCCAACGCCGACCTTGGACGCGCTCCAGCGTGTACACCGCTGTCATCTGAGGACTGTCCCGTTCGAGAATCTCACCATCCACAGCGGGGGGCGCGTACGACTCGACCTCCCGCACCTCTATGACAAAATCGTTAACCACCGCCGGGGAGGGTTCTGCTTCGAGAATAACGGTCTGTTCTCCTGGCTTCTGTCGGAAATGGGATTCGAGGTCACCATCCTAGCGGGCCAAGTGAGAAACGCCATCACAGGGTGGTACGGCCCGCCGTTTGACCACTTCATCTCCATGGTGACGCTCGAGGGGCATCGGTGGCTGTGTGACGTGGCATTTGGTGGATCAGGGTTCGAGTTCCCCATGTCCTTAGAGACGGAAGAAGCTCAGAAGCAGGGCCACAGAGTGTACAGGATCAGACAAGCGGGAGAGATGCACTTTCTGGAGTGgcaagatgaagagagagaaactGGGCTCTGGACTGAGCTATACAAGTTCACTCTGGACACAAGACACAGAGGAGACTTCATAGAGATGTGTGACTACCATCAGAGCTCCCCAAGCTCCATCTTCTTCTGTAAGTCTCTCTGCTCCATCCTGAAGCCTACCGGGAGGCTCACCTACATGGGCCACAAACTCATCACCACCCAGTTTCCCTCAGATGAAGCTGGGACTGTGACTAAAACCACCAGAGAGCTGACTGATGAAGAGATACCTGACATACTAAAGGAGGAGTTTGGAATCATGCTGGAATCTCAACTTGTCCCAAAGGATGAAACTATCACACCACCCCtcaacattttttaa